Below is a genomic region from Sphingobacteriales bacterium.
CACGTGCCAATGAGATCATCCGTAAAACTGTGGCTAAATACAAAGCATATACTTCTTCTGAAGTTTCCTTCAATTACACCATGGAAAACAGAGCCGATAATTACAAGGAACAGCAAAAAGGCATGATTTATCTTAAAAACGGCAATTTTAACCTGACGATAGGTACCCAGACCATCATTTCCAACCAGGTCAAAGTGTGGACTTACATGAAGGATGTGAATGAAGTACAAATAAGTAAATATGACCCTGATGAGCTTGAAATTAATCCGACAGAAATATTTACCATGTGGGAAACCGGCTTTTTGTCCCGTTATGCCGGTGATGTGACTGTCAATAATTTACCTGCTTTCTTAATTGAAATGACTCCCGTCAATAAAAACCTCTCTTACTACAAGGTTAAATTGTTTATTGATAAAAAAAACTACAGTATTTTGCGGATTCAGACTTTTTACAAGGAAAGCGCCCTTATTCTGACTTTTGATATCGTCAGTGTAAAGCCTAATGTCCCAATTAACGACAATATGTTCAGGTTTGATGTTTCAAAATACCCCGGCATCGAAGTGGTTGACCTGACCAAATGACCCGATCATCAGTATGCTTTTTATTTTCCTGCTTAATCATTCAATCAGAAAGCGTGATTAATTTACATTTGCATAAAATTAAGGCATGAAAAAAAATCGACTGGTTTTATTTTTACTCTTTCCTCTAATGTTATCCTCTTGTTCAAAGAAAGAATATACATTTCTGGAAGGCGAAACCATGGGAACCAT
It encodes:
- a CDS encoding outer membrane lipoprotein carrier protein LolA is translated as MRHFLAIVFLFNIISSFTLIAQDEVARANEIIRKTVAKYKAYTSSEVSFNYTMENRADNYKEQQKGMIYLKNGNFNLTIGTQTIISNQVKVWTYMKDVNEVQISKYDPDELEINPTEIFTMWETGFLSRYAGDVTVNNLPAFLIEMTPVNKNLSYYKVKLFIDKKNYSILRIQTFYKESALILTFDIVSVKPNVPINDNMFRFDVSKYPGIEVVDLTK